One genomic segment of Catalinimonas alkaloidigena includes these proteins:
- a CDS encoding queuosine precursor transporter has translation MTTTNKHKRNILFIVLSGIFLTNALLAELIGVKIFSAEATLGLPPAQIPLLGDFILDFNLTAGAVIWPVVFITTDVINEYFGKRGVKQISYLTVVFIAYSFVVIYLVTELAPASFWLDVNSTDEAGNYFDIDFAFRKIFRQGLGIIIGSLFAFLIGQLLDVIVFQRLRRITGNSKIWLRATGSTLVSQLVDSFVVLFIAFYVFGNWPIAQVFAVGIVNYIYKFTVAVVLTPLLYIAHYLIDNYLGKELAENMMHEATQNTSLD, from the coding sequence GTGACCACAACTAACAAGCACAAAAGAAATATCCTTTTTATTGTCCTCAGCGGTATTTTTCTGACCAATGCCCTATTGGCTGAGTTGATTGGTGTTAAAATCTTTTCGGCAGAAGCTACTTTAGGGCTTCCGCCTGCTCAAATTCCTTTGCTTGGTGATTTCATATTAGACTTTAACCTCACTGCCGGGGCAGTTATCTGGCCTGTGGTGTTTATTACTACTGATGTGATCAATGAGTACTTTGGTAAAAGAGGTGTGAAGCAAATCAGCTACCTAACTGTCGTATTTATCGCTTACTCTTTTGTGGTCATTTACCTTGTTACAGAACTGGCTCCCGCTTCCTTCTGGCTGGATGTCAATAGTACAGATGAGGCTGGAAATTACTTTGATATTGATTTTGCTTTTCGGAAGATATTCCGGCAGGGCCTGGGCATTATTATAGGCTCCTTATTCGCTTTTCTTATTGGTCAGTTACTGGATGTGATTGTTTTTCAAAGACTGAGACGAATTACAGGCAACAGCAAAATATGGCTCAGAGCTACTGGTTCTACCTTAGTCTCTCAGTTAGTAGATAGTTTTGTGGTGCTGTTTATTGCTTTCTATGTATTTGGCAACTGGCCCATTGCCCAGGTCTTTGCTGTAGGGATTGTCAATTACATTTATAAGTTTACAGTAGCCGTAGTGCTTACTCCATTGCTCTATATAGCCCATTACCTAATTGACAACTATCTGGGGAAAGAACTGGCCGAAAACATGATGCACGAGGCTACGCAAAACACCTCTCTTGATTAG
- a CDS encoding ribonuclease Z — protein sequence MAFQLKILGANSATPAYGRHQSSQLLNLENHFMLIDCGEGAQMQLLKYKAKVSRINHIFISHLHGDHVFGLIGLLNTLNLTGRTEDLYIYGPYQLSEMVTVQMRATHANLKFKIHFSVTDHLQSQVLYENPLFTVHSLPLDHGIACSGFLFREKEKPRRIDKEKLKPDISVADILDLKEGKNLYDADGSLRYANEALTLPPKKSRSYAYCSDTRYQEKLIEYIEGVDLLYHEATFMHDEAKKANERYHSTTIEAATIAKKANVTHLIIGHYSSRYKTLKPLLEEAKMVFPNTSLALEGEDYFIDDK from the coding sequence TTGGCTTTCCAGCTTAAAATATTAGGCGCTAACTCAGCAACACCCGCTTACGGCCGACACCAAAGCAGCCAGTTACTTAATCTGGAAAATCATTTTATGCTGATAGACTGTGGAGAAGGTGCACAGATGCAGCTGCTGAAATACAAAGCCAAAGTAAGCCGAATAAATCATATTTTTATTAGCCATCTGCATGGAGATCATGTGTTTGGCCTTATCGGCTTGCTCAATACTTTAAACCTTACTGGAAGGACCGAAGATTTGTACATCTACGGTCCTTATCAGCTCTCTGAAATGGTTACTGTACAAATGAGAGCTACCCATGCCAACCTGAAATTCAAAATTCATTTTAGTGTGACTGATCATTTACAGTCACAAGTTTTATACGAAAACCCATTATTTACCGTACACAGCCTTCCGCTGGACCATGGCATTGCTTGTAGCGGCTTTCTTTTCCGAGAAAAAGAAAAGCCCAGACGGATTGATAAAGAAAAGCTTAAGCCTGACATTTCAGTAGCGGATATTCTTGATCTCAAGGAAGGCAAAAACCTGTATGATGCTGATGGGAGCCTACGCTATGCTAATGAAGCGCTTACGCTGCCCCCTAAAAAAAGTCGTTCCTATGCTTATTGTTCGGATACCCGTTATCAGGAAAAACTGATTGAGTACATAGAAGGAGTGGATCTGCTTTATCACGAAGCTACCTTTATGCATGATGAAGCCAAAAAAGCAAATGAAAGGTATCATAGTACTACCATAGAAGCTGCAACCATAGCAAAAAAAGCTAATGTGACACACCTGATTATCGGACATTATTCCAGCAGATATAAGACGCTAAAACCTTTATTAGAAGAAGCTAAAATGGTATTTCCCAATACCTCACTTGCCCTGGAAGGAGAAGATTACTTTATAGATGACAAATAA
- a CDS encoding STAS domain-containing protein codes for MKYSIDKKEQYSTFLLQEEKLDASIAPELKSELITMHAEGVKNLILNMDQVKYTDSSGLSALLVGNRIFREDGGMFIMCSLNEHVMKLIKISQLDNVMTVIPTLEEAVDAVFMNEIEKDLNNSGSENDNGVD; via the coding sequence ATGAAATATTCTATAGACAAAAAAGAGCAGTACAGTACTTTTCTCCTTCAGGAAGAAAAATTAGATGCTTCTATTGCTCCTGAACTTAAATCAGAACTTATCACTATGCACGCCGAAGGCGTAAAAAACCTGATTCTGAATATGGATCAGGTAAAATATACTGATTCGTCTGGCCTCAGCGCGTTGCTGGTTGGAAACCGTATTTTTCGTGAGGATGGAGGCATGTTCATCATGTGTAGCCTGAATGAGCATGTCATGAAGCTGATCAAAATTTCTCAGTTGGACAACGTAATGACGGTAATCCCAACATTAGAGGAAGCTGTAGATGCTGTGTTTATGAATGAGATTGAGAAAGACCTGAACAACAGTGGTTCTGAAAATGATAATGGTGTTGACTAA
- a CDS encoding phosphoribosylaminoimidazolesuccinocarboxamide synthase — MGNTITETRFELPGQTSFYRGKVRDVYFLDKQIVLIATDRISAFDVILPRAIPYKGQVLSQIAFEFLNATADIVPNWVTGMPDPNAMLGFNCKPYPIEMVIRGYLAGHAWREYRDGKRSLCGVSLPEGLKENDPLPQPIITPATKAQEGHDEDISREEIISRGLVPEEHYKRLEDYTYRLYEKGSNIARNRGLILVDTKYEFGTFDDSIHLIDEIHTPDSSRYFYAEGYEERQAKGEAQKQLSKEFVRQWLISQGFQGKEGQQMPEMTDEVVNSISERYIELYEKVTGKNFVREKTDNILNRIQQNIINAL, encoded by the coding sequence ATGGGAAATACAATTACAGAAACCCGTTTTGAGCTTCCGGGGCAAACCAGCTTTTATCGTGGAAAAGTGCGGGATGTATATTTTTTGGACAAGCAGATCGTTCTCATCGCCACTGATCGTATTTCTGCTTTTGATGTGATATTACCTCGTGCTATTCCTTATAAAGGACAGGTTCTCAGCCAGATCGCTTTTGAGTTTTTAAATGCCACTGCTGACATTGTGCCCAATTGGGTAACCGGGATGCCTGACCCCAATGCCATGTTGGGCTTTAACTGCAAGCCTTATCCGATAGAGATGGTTATCCGCGGATATCTGGCAGGTCATGCTTGGCGTGAATACCGGGATGGTAAGCGTAGTCTCTGTGGTGTAAGCCTACCCGAAGGGCTAAAGGAGAACGACCCGCTGCCACAGCCGATCATCACACCGGCCACCAAAGCCCAGGAAGGGCATGATGAAGATATTTCTCGTGAGGAAATTATCTCTCGGGGCTTGGTTCCTGAGGAACACTACAAACGACTGGAAGACTATACCTATCGCTTGTACGAAAAAGGGAGTAACATAGCCCGGAACAGAGGCCTGATTCTGGTAGACACTAAATATGAATTTGGTACCTTTGACGATAGCATACATTTGATTGATGAAATTCATACCCCTGACTCTTCGCGCTACTTCTACGCTGAAGGCTATGAGGAAAGACAGGCTAAAGGAGAAGCTCAGAAACAGCTCTCCAAAGAGTTTGTTCGTCAGTGGTTAATTTCCCAAGGTTTTCAGGGAAAAGAAGGGCAGCAAATGCCGGAAATGACTGATGAGGTAGTAAATAGTATTTCTGAAAGGTATATTGAGCTCTACGAGAAAGTTACCGGGAAAAATTTTGTGAGAGAGAAAACAGACAATATCCTTAATAGAATACAGCAAAACATAATAAATGCCTTATAG
- a CDS encoding toxin-antitoxin system YwqK family antitoxin, which yields MKYWIAIFAICILSSSSISFAFSQDTTLVQTYYDSAQTMLREKYYILNEDSTQVQGLYQKYYDNGSLAAAARFEKGKLYGALKDYYTDGSLQRLTPYEEGIKNGEVVVFSPEGDTIQVATYINDTLQGDLRLYYNDGTLKNKTQFVNGKPDGPIEAYYPNGNLQEVITYQGGKQHGPAKRYYEDGSLRSEFTYQNAVINGLVTEYHRNGEIADKTIFRKGQRHGSSQSFSREGQLLRDEYYKEGFLDGEVKYYYPDGTLKMESTYRNGKEAGERKTYYENGELSSIVTHVEGVKTEKQYYEDGTLKAERSYNNEKKPTGTWKTYYVDGKPEKEETYANGVQQGATITYYPGGRIKSTQDFNKGRKTGTGKEYYPSGELKSETAYYYGVAQGTYRAYHESGQLAEEGMYNGGKKVGKWTTYDQEGNILETQNYESNK from the coding sequence ATGAAATATTGGATAGCGATTTTTGCCATATGCATCTTATCAAGTAGCAGCATCAGCTTCGCTTTTTCTCAGGATACCACCCTTGTCCAGACCTATTACGATTCTGCCCAGACCATGCTGAGAGAGAAGTACTACATCCTCAATGAGGACAGCACACAGGTTCAGGGGCTTTATCAGAAATATTATGACAATGGAAGCCTGGCTGCTGCTGCACGTTTTGAAAAAGGAAAGCTATATGGCGCGCTAAAAGACTACTATACTGATGGCTCTCTCCAAAGGCTTACCCCCTATGAAGAAGGTATCAAAAATGGTGAAGTGGTAGTATTTAGCCCCGAAGGCGATACCATACAGGTCGCTACTTATATCAACGATACCCTTCAGGGCGATTTGCGCCTTTACTATAATGACGGTACACTTAAGAATAAAACACAGTTTGTAAACGGTAAGCCTGATGGGCCTATTGAAGCCTATTACCCTAATGGCAATTTGCAGGAAGTCATTACCTATCAGGGTGGTAAGCAGCATGGACCAGCCAAACGCTATTATGAAGACGGTAGTTTGCGGTCAGAATTTACCTACCAAAATGCTGTGATAAATGGGCTAGTCACCGAATACCACCGCAATGGTGAAATCGCTGATAAAACCATTTTCCGCAAAGGACAGCGCCACGGCAGTTCACAATCCTTTAGTAGGGAAGGGCAGTTACTACGAGATGAATACTACAAAGAGGGCTTCCTGGATGGAGAAGTTAAATATTATTATCCGGATGGCACGCTCAAAATGGAGAGCACTTACCGCAATGGCAAGGAGGCAGGTGAGCGTAAAACCTACTATGAAAATGGTGAGCTTTCTTCAATCGTAACTCATGTTGAAGGCGTAAAAACTGAAAAGCAATACTATGAGGATGGTACACTAAAAGCTGAACGCTCATACAATAATGAAAAAAAGCCTACTGGCACCTGGAAGACATATTATGTTGATGGTAAACCAGAAAAAGAAGAAACCTACGCAAATGGGGTGCAACAAGGCGCTACAATTACCTATTACCCTGGCGGTAGAATCAAAAGCACCCAGGATTTTAACAAAGGCCGAAAAACCGGAACAGGGAAAGAATATTACCCTTCAGGAGAGTTAAAAAGTGAAACTGCCTATTACTACGGAGTTGCACAGGGAACCTATCGTGCCTACCATGAGAGTGGCCAACTGGCAGAAGAAGGCATGTATAATGGAGGTAAAAAAGTAGGGAAATGGACTACTTACGATCAAGAGGGCAATATATTAGAGACGCAGAATTACGAAAGCAACAAATAA
- a CDS encoding DUF2027 domain-containing protein: MNIGDKVRMLRGSEEGVITRFLDKGLIEVEIEDGFPIPVMREEVVVIAKEEADYFRREEAPRTSKPATTREEIKKVKTGQGVYLAFVQFNDKQLSAYFVNATEFDMPYLIGEEANENFKGITAGMVNANNYVKIKDVLVSEFDQWPTLVIQSLFYRNGYYSLREPLTRKMKFKASTFFKSQRQAPLLNKPAFLFQLDEGGAGGKPINPDKVKERIYANTQEQDVANSITFSRPPSQVDLHIEKLTKNYDTMNNNDMVELQIKTFEDALDKAIATGMDEITFIHGVGNGTLRNQIHKKLSKMEGIKYFEDSMKEKFGYGATLVRIK; this comes from the coding sequence ATGAACATAGGAGATAAAGTCAGGATGCTGCGCGGCAGCGAAGAAGGCGTCATCACCCGCTTTCTGGATAAAGGATTGATAGAAGTAGAAATTGAAGACGGCTTCCCTATTCCGGTGATGCGGGAAGAGGTGGTAGTGATCGCTAAAGAAGAAGCTGACTATTTCCGGCGGGAGGAAGCCCCCAGAACTTCAAAACCTGCTACTACCCGGGAAGAAATAAAAAAGGTAAAAACCGGACAGGGGGTTTATCTGGCTTTTGTGCAGTTCAATGATAAGCAGCTCAGTGCTTATTTTGTCAATGCTACGGAATTTGACATGCCTTATCTGATTGGGGAGGAAGCCAACGAAAATTTCAAGGGAATTACGGCCGGAATGGTCAATGCCAATAACTATGTAAAGATCAAAGATGTACTGGTCAGCGAGTTTGACCAATGGCCTACCCTGGTGATTCAGAGCTTATTTTATCGCAACGGCTACTATAGTTTGCGTGAACCGCTTACCCGTAAGATGAAGTTCAAGGCTTCTACCTTCTTCAAAAGTCAGCGTCAGGCTCCCTTGCTCAACAAGCCAGCTTTCTTATTTCAACTGGATGAAGGTGGTGCCGGAGGCAAACCTATTAACCCTGATAAGGTCAAAGAAAGAATTTATGCCAACACTCAGGAGCAGGATGTAGCTAACAGTATCACCTTCAGTCGCCCACCCAGCCAGGTAGACCTGCACATAGAAAAGCTCACCAAAAACTATGATACCATGAATAATAACGATATGGTGGAGCTGCAAATCAAAACTTTTGAAGACGCACTGGACAAAGCGATAGCTACGGGTATGGATGAAATCACTTTTATCCATGGGGTAGGGAATGGCACCCTCAGAAATCAGATTCATAAAAAATTGTCTAAAATGGAAGGCATCAAATACTTTGAAGATAGCATGAAAGAAAAATTTGGCTACGGTGCCACGCTAGTTCGGATCAAATAA
- a CDS encoding DUF2279 domain-containing protein, with product MKKFLFIFIAFTLLLSTVEAQPQFEDSVRDANMRQAGSARVANARLVVDQAKLNRYLIFGGIGYAAANVGLYSLWYRDQQSQSFQFFDDSPQWKQVDKLGHFYSAFQLSHLGSHAFQSVGLAERKSQWYGALAGSLMLLPVELFDGFSEAYGFSWSDVAANSLGALLLPLQYEVWKEVRIQPKFSFHRTDFPSLRPNTLGKSWNEEILKDYNGQTYWFSFDLYRFFPDSGIPKWLNVTLGYGAENMVYARTSQNEEYGLQAYRQYYLAPDLDLSHFRQPPTTFGNKLLNGALYIVNLIHLPAPTLSYEEGKGLRFYPLYF from the coding sequence GTGAAGAAATTTCTCTTTATTTTCATCGCATTTACCTTACTGCTATCAACGGTAGAAGCGCAGCCTCAGTTTGAAGATTCGGTACGCGATGCAAATATGCGCCAGGCAGGTTCGGCACGCGTTGCAAACGCGCGCCTGGTGGTGGATCAGGCAAAACTCAATCGTTATCTGATTTTTGGAGGAATAGGCTACGCTGCCGCGAATGTGGGGTTGTATTCGCTCTGGTACAGAGATCAGCAAAGCCAGTCATTTCAGTTTTTTGATGACAGCCCGCAATGGAAGCAGGTAGATAAGCTGGGACATTTTTACTCTGCTTTTCAGCTCAGTCATTTGGGAAGTCATGCTTTTCAAAGTGTGGGCTTGGCGGAGCGGAAAAGCCAGTGGTATGGAGCGCTGGCAGGCAGTTTGATGTTGCTTCCGGTAGAATTATTTGACGGTTTTTCTGAAGCTTATGGCTTTTCCTGGAGCGATGTAGCTGCCAATAGCCTGGGAGCACTCTTGCTTCCGCTACAATATGAAGTCTGGAAAGAAGTGCGCATACAGCCTAAGTTCTCCTTTCACCGCACTGACTTTCCTTCACTGCGCCCCAATACTTTAGGCAAAAGCTGGAACGAAGAAATCCTGAAAGATTACAATGGACAAACCTACTGGTTCTCTTTTGATCTTTATCGTTTTTTTCCTGACTCAGGTATACCTAAATGGCTTAACGTAACACTCGGTTACGGAGCGGAAAATATGGTCTATGCCAGAACTTCGCAAAACGAGGAATACGGCTTACAAGCTTACCGCCAGTATTATCTTGCGCCGGATCTTGACCTTAGCCATTTTCGCCAGCCTCCTACCACTTTTGGCAACAAGTTGCTCAACGGAGCACTGTATATAGTGAATCTTATCCATTTACCCGCTCCTACTCTGAGTTACGAAGAAGGCAAAGGCCTCCGTTTCTATCCTCTATATTTTTAA
- a CDS encoding cryptochrome/photolyase family protein: MSASKITIFWFRRDLRFEDNTALYYALKDQQPVLPLFIFDKNILEDLENPEDARVTFIYDTVKEMRDRLKEKGSTLLIKYGKPLDVYEELLKEYDIANVYTNRDYEPYAKERDDALDKLLSAHDILFITCKDQVIFEKDEIQTNDGGFYKVFTPYKRAWLDKFSRTEISPHSSALKFDNWHQAKKEDSMPSLEDMNFKRSSVDIPSSDTDEDVIKKYDKARDFPAEQGTSRLGIHLRFGTISIRKLVNEAQKLNDTFLNELIWREFYMQILHHNPQVVDKAFKPQYDKINWRNDEEAFKRWCEGKTGYPLVDAGMRQLNEIGYMHNRVRMVTASFLTKHLLIDWRWGEAYFAEKLLDYELANNNGGWQWAAGSGVDAQPYFRIFNPYSQTDKFDKAREYIKRWVPEVDTDDYPEPMVDHKEARERALKEYKKAVGKD; the protein is encoded by the coding sequence ATGAGTGCTTCTAAGATTACTATCTTCTGGTTTCGCCGTGATCTGCGATTTGAAGATAATACTGCCCTTTACTATGCCCTGAAGGACCAACAGCCAGTCCTTCCCCTTTTTATTTTTGATAAGAATATTCTGGAGGATCTGGAAAATCCTGAAGATGCCCGCGTCACTTTTATTTATGATACAGTAAAAGAAATGCGAGACCGGCTTAAGGAAAAGGGGAGCACCCTGCTCATAAAATATGGTAAACCTTTGGATGTCTATGAAGAGTTGCTCAAGGAATATGATATTGCCAATGTATATACTAACCGTGATTATGAGCCTTACGCGAAAGAAAGGGATGATGCACTAGATAAGCTACTCTCTGCGCATGACATACTTTTTATCACCTGCAAAGACCAGGTGATATTTGAGAAAGATGAGATCCAAACTAATGATGGAGGATTTTATAAGGTGTTTACGCCCTACAAGCGCGCCTGGCTGGACAAATTCTCACGGACCGAGATTTCTCCACACTCTTCCGCACTTAAGTTTGACAACTGGCACCAGGCCAAAAAAGAGGATAGCATGCCAAGCCTGGAAGATATGAATTTCAAGCGTTCATCTGTGGACATTCCCAGCAGCGATACTGACGAAGATGTCATTAAAAAATATGACAAAGCCCGGGATTTTCCCGCTGAGCAAGGTACCAGCCGCCTGGGGATTCATCTTCGTTTTGGAACAATTAGCATCCGGAAGTTGGTAAATGAAGCCCAAAAACTCAACGATACTTTTCTAAATGAACTAATCTGGCGGGAGTTTTATATGCAAATCCTGCATCATAATCCACAGGTAGTAGACAAAGCTTTCAAACCGCAGTACGACAAAATCAATTGGAGAAACGATGAAGAAGCGTTTAAACGCTGGTGTGAGGGAAAAACCGGTTACCCCTTAGTAGATGCCGGCATGCGACAGCTTAACGAAATTGGTTATATGCATAACCGTGTGCGGATGGTTACTGCCAGTTTCCTGACCAAGCACCTGCTCATTGACTGGCGCTGGGGCGAGGCTTACTTTGCGGAAAAACTTTTGGATTACGAGTTGGCTAACAATAACGGGGGCTGGCAGTGGGCTGCTGGTAGTGGCGTGGACGCACAGCCTTATTTCAGAATCTTTAATCCTTACAGCCAGACTGATAAGTTTGACAAAGCGCGGGAATACATTAAGCGCTGGGTGCCGGAAGTAGATACCGATGACTATCCTGAACCGATGGTAGATCATAAAGAAGCCAGAGAAAGGGCACTGAAAGAATATAAAAAGGCGGTGGGGAAGGATTGA